GCGCCGACTTCGGCCAGCGCCGCCTGCACCGCGGCGCGGTCGACGCCGGGCACCAGGCGCAGGAAGCGCAGCACCGACAGCGGCAGGGTGGCGTCCACCTGCAGCTTCTGCGGCATGTAGCCGATGCGCAGGCGCGGCAGGCGCTGCACCGTGCCGCGGTCAGGCTTGAGCAGGCCGAGCACGGTGCGCACCAGGGTGGTTTTGCCGGCGCCGTTGGGGCCGATCAGGGTGACGATCTCGCCGGCGCGTACGGCCAGCTGCACCTCGTTGAGTACGGCCTGGCCGGCGAAGTCGACGCCCACGCCGTCGAGCTGGATCAGCGCCTGGCTCATTGCGGCTCCCGGCAGCCGGCGCACAGGCCGACGATTTCCACGGTCTGGCTCTCCACGGCGAAGCCGACTTCGCTGGCACTTTGCACTATGGCGTCCCTGATCGCCGCCTGCTCCAGCTCGATGGCCGTGTGGCAGGTCTTGCAGATGAGGAACTGGCCCTGGTGCAGCTCGCCAGGGTGGATGCAGCCGATAAAGGCGTTGAGCGAGGCGATGCGGTGCACCAGGCCGTTTTCCAGGAGGAAATCCAGCGCCCGATAGACGGTCGGCGGCGCGGCGCGACGGCCGTCTTCCTCGCTGAGCACGCCGAGGATGTCGTAGGCGCCCAGTGGCTTGTGGCTCTGCCAGACCAGCTCCAGCACGCGTTTGCGCAGGGCGGTCAGGCGCGTGCCCTGCTTGGCGCACAGCGCTTCGGCCTCGGCCAGGGCGCTGCTGACGCAGTGCGAGTGGTCGTGCGGCAGACAGGCCAGGGGCGTGTTGCTGGTCAGTGGCTTGAACATGACGAGGACGTCCGGGTGAAGAGACGTTATTCTATAACTCTTTGCCCGCCGAGTCTTGCCGTCGTGTCGCGTCTTTCCGCTCTTGTCCTGTTGTGCCTGTTTTCCCTCTCCGCCCGCGCCGAAGTGCAGGTGCTGACCAGCATCAAGCCGCTGCAGCTGATTGCCGCTGCCGTGCAGGAAGGCGTCGGCACGCCGGGCGTGCTGCTGCCGCCGGGCGCCTCGCCGCACCAGTTCGCCCTGCGTCCGTCCGATGTGCGCCGGGTGCAGAGCGCAGACCTGCTGTACTGGATCGGCCCGGACATGGAAACCTTCCTGCCGCGTGTCCTGAAAGGTCGCGAGGCTCCGGCGGTCGCCGTGCAGGGCTTGCCGGGCCTGACGCTGCGTCACTTCGGTGAAGGCGAGCACGAGCATGAGCACGACAGTGGCGAGGCCGATCACGACGAGCATGACCACGCCCACCAGCCCGGCAGCCTCGACGCCCACCTGTGGCTGCTGCCGGCCAATGCGCGGGTGATCGCCGCGCAGATGGCTGCCGACCTGGCCGCTGCCGACCCGGCCAATGCCGCGCGCTACCAGGCCAACCTGCAGGCCTTCGGCCAACGCCTGGATGCCCTGGATGCTCAGCTGAAGACGCGCCTGGCGCCACTGGCCGGCAAGCCGTTCTTCGTCTTCCACGAGGCCTTCGACTACTTCGAGGCGGCCTATGGCCTGCGCCATGCCGGGGTGTTCAGCGTGGCCAGCGAAGTGCAGCCCGGCGCCCGCCATGTCGCCGTCATGCGCGAACGCCTGCAGGCAGCCGGGCCGAGTTGCGTATTCAGCGAACCGCCGCTGCGCCCGCGTTTGGCGGAAACTCTCAGCGCCGGCCTGCCAGTACAGCTGGCCGAACTGGATGCCCTGGGCGCCCAGGCACAGAGCTACGAGCAGCTGCTGGATGGCCTGGCCGCGGGCATGGCGGCCTGCCTGCAACCGCTCTGACAAGGAGTCATGAATGCGCAGCAAGGGATGGCTGGGGCTGGCGGCGGCAGTGCTGCTGGCTGGCGTGAGCGCGGGGCTGGGTTACCAGGCCGCCCGCTGGCAGGCGGGGACGCTGGATATCCTCTGCCCCGGCGACTTTCGTGAATACCGCAGCGCAGTGGCGCTGGGCGATGCCGGCGGCATCCAGCTGCCGGCGGGCACCCGCCTGCGTGTGCGCTTCTGCGAATACAACGCGCAAGCGCAGCTGGAAGTGCTGATCGACAAGCGCGAGTTCAGCCAGCTGCAGCTGCAGGCCAATCCGCGCGGCGAGCGCTGGCTGTACAACCTGCAGCCAGCCTCAGAGGGCGAGCGGTAGGAGCTGGCTGACCTGCTGGCGCTGCGCCAGGCGGCGCTGGAACTCGTTGGGGTCCTTGACCAGCACGTCGCGGCCCTGGAAGCGTCGCACGGCGATCAGGCGTGACAGCCAGAAACGCAGGCAGGCGATGCGCAGCATGGCCGGCCACAGCTCGGCCTCGGCGCGCGTGAAGGGGCGCAGGGCGGCATAGGCGCCGAGCAGGGCGCGGGTGCGCGGCCCGTCGAGGCTGTCGTCGGCCTGCGAGCACCAGTCGTTCACCGTGATCGCCAGGTCGTAGAGCATCGGCCCCGAGCAGGCGTTGTAGAAGTCGATCACTCCGGCCAGCTGGTTGCCGTCGAACAGCGCGTTGTCGCGGAACAGGTCGGCGTGCAGGTTGGCTCGCGGCAGCGCCAGCAGGCGCGCTTTCAGCTCGGCCACTTCGTGCAGGCTGGCGCGCAGCAGCGGCAGCTGTTCGTCGTGCAGCTCCAGGGCCAGTACCGGGCCTTCCTCGAGCATCCAGTCGAGGCCACGGTCGCTGCGGCGTTCGAGGATCTCGCCCTGGGTCGCCAGGTGCAGGCGCGCCAGCCAGCTGCCAATCTCGGCGCAGTGGTGGGCGTTGGGCTGGCTGATGTGCTTGCCGGCCAGGCGCGGCTGCAGGATCGCCGGCTTCTCCGCCAGTTCGCGCAGGGTCTCGCCCTGCTGCGTCGGTACCGCGTAGGGTACCGGCAGGCCGGCCTGGTGCAGGCGTTCGAGCAGGGCGATGAAGAACGGCATGTCGGCCCGTGGCCCGCGCTCGACCAGGGTCAGCACATATTCACCGCCTTCCAGGCTGATGAAGAAATTGCTGTTCTCGGTACCGGCGCTGATGCCCTGGAAATCCTTCAGCCGCCCCAGCCCGTAGGGTTCGAGAAAGGCTTCCAGTTCGTGGCGTTCCAGGGGGGTGAAGACCGACATGATGGGGGTGTCCGTTAGTGAGCGATGAGCGGGGCGGTGCCCGCCCGGCGGGTCACCACTTAAAGATTTCCCAGGCCGGGATCAGCATGTCCGGGTCATCCGAGCGGATGAAATTGCCGTCGCTGCCATCGGCGCGCACCAGGAAGTAGGGCTTGCCGTTCTTCGGGGTGACCTTGATGGCGTAGAGAAAGCCGTTCTGCCGGTATTCCTGGATGGTCTTGTCGCCCTCCTGGCGGATCGTCACTTCCGGGTCGGCATCCGGTGCGTCGTCGGCGGCGATGGCATAGAGCGGGCTGACAGCCAGCAGGCTGGCGAGCAACAGGCGGTTGAGTACGCGCATGGTAACCTTGTCCCTTTGTCGTCAATGGTCGGTTCAGTTTACCCCCGGCCCTCAGGAAAAGGTTGATCCTGCGCATGTCTAACGCCCCTCTGGTTCTGGTCGACGGTTCCTCCTATCTCTACCGCGCCTTCCATGCCCTGCCGCCGCTGGCCAACTCCAAGGGCCTGCAGACCGGCGCGGTGAAGGGCGTGCTGAACATGCTCAAGAGCCTGCGCAAACAGTACCCGGACAGCCCCTTCGCGGTGGTGTTCGACGCCAAGGGCGGCACCTTCCGCGATGCCATCTTCGCCGAGTACAAGGCCAACCGCCCGCCGATGCCGGACGAGCTGCGCGGCCAGGTCGAGCCGCTGCATGCCAGCGTCCGCGCCCTTGGCTACCCGCTGCTGTGCGTCGAGGGCGTGGAGGCCGACGACGTGATCGGCACCCTGGCCCGGCAGACCGCGGCCCTGGGCCGCGACGTGGTGATCTCCACCGGCGACAAGGACATGGCGCAGCTGGTCTGCCCGCACGTTACTCTGGTCAACACCATGACCGGAAGCGTCTACGACGTGGATGGCGTGAAAGGGAAATTCGGTGTCGGCCCTGAGCTCATCATCGACTACCTGGCGCTGATGGGTGACAAGGTGGACAACATTCCCGGGGTGCCCGGCGTCGGCGAAAAGACCGCGCTGGGCCTGCTGGTCGGCGTCGGTGGCGGCCTCGATGTGCTCTACGCCAACCTCGACAAGGTGGCCGAGCTGCCGATCCGCGGTGCCAAGACCCTGCCGGCCAAGCTCGCCGAGCACAAGGAGATGGCCTACCTGTCCTACGAGCTGGCGACCATCAAGCTGGATGTCGCGCTGGATGTCGGAGTCGATGACCTTTATCCCGGTGAGCCCAACCGCGCGGCCCTGGTCGAGCTGTACAGCGAGCTGGAGTTCAAGGGCTGGCTGGACGAACTGCAGCGCGAGAAGCCCAAGGCCCGCCCGGCCACGGTGCCGGCGCCCAGTGGCGGCCTGTTCGATCAGCCCGAACCGGTGGCGGCCGAGGTGGGCGAGCCGGACGCAGAGCAACCGGCCGCCAGCGAATCGCGCTACGAAACCGTGCTGGAGCAGGCGCAGTTCGATGCCTGGCTGAAGAAACTGCAGGCGGCCGAGCTGATCGCCTTCGATACCGAGACCACCAGCCTCGACCCGCAGCAGGCGCAGGTGGTCGGCGTATCCTTCGCCGTCACTGCTGGCGAGGCGGCCTATGTGCCGCTGGCCCACTCCTATATGGGCGTGCCGGCGCAGCTGGATCGCGACGCGGTGCTGCGCGCGCTCAAGCCGATTCTCGAAGATCCGGCCAAGGCCAAGGTCGGCCAGCACGCCAAGTACGACATGAACGTGCTGGCCAATGCCTCGACGCCGATCATGGTGCAGGGCGTAGCCTTCGACACCATGCTCGAATCCTATGTGCTGGACTCCACGGCCACCCGTCACGACATGGACAGCCTGGCCATGAAGTACCTCGACCACAGCACCATCCGCTTCGAGGACATCGCCGGCAAGGGCGCCAAGCAGCTGACCTTCGACCAGATCGCCCTGGAACAGGCCGGGCCCTACGCGGCGGAAGACGCCGACATAACCCTGCGCCTGCACCAGTGCCTGTGGCAGAAGCTCGAAGCCACCCCGAGCCTGGCCAAGGTGCTGCGCGAGATCGAGATGCCGCTGGTGCCGGTGCTGGCGCGTATCGAGCGCCAGGGCGCGCTGGTCGATGCCAAGCTGCTCGGCGAGCACAGCGTCGAACTGGGCGAGCGCCTGGTCGAGCTGGAGCGCCAGGCCTTTGCCATCGCCGGCGAGGAATTCAACCTGGGTTCGCCCAAGCAGCTCGGTGCGATCCTCTACGAGAAACTCGGTCTGCCGGTGATCAGCAAGACCGCCACCGGCCAGGCTTCGACCGCCGAAGCGGTGCTGGCCGAACTGGCCGAGCAGGACTACGAACTACCCAAGGTGCTGATGCAGTACCGCAGCCTGAGCAAGCTGAAGAGCACCTACACCGACCGCCTGCCGGAGCAGATCAACCCGCGCACCGGGCGCATCCACACCAGCTACCACCAGGCGGTGGCGGCGACCGGGCGGCTGTCGTCGACCGATCCGAATCTGCAGAACATCCCGATCCGCACCGCCGAAGGCCGGCGTATTCGCCAGGCGTTCGTCGCGCCCCAGGGCTACAAGCTGCTGGCGGCGGACTACTCGCAGATCGAGCTGCGCATCATGGCCCACCTGGCCAAGGACGAGAGCCTGCTGGACGCTTTCCGCCATGGCCGCGATGTGCACCGCGCCACCGCCGCCGAGGTGTTCGGCGTGGCCCTGGATGAAGTCACCAGCGACCAGCGCCGCAGCGCCAAGGCGATCAACTTCGGCCTGATCTACGGCATGAGCGCCTTCGGCCTGGCCAAGCAGATCGGCTGCGACCGCAAGCAGGCGCAGGCCTATATCGATGTGTACTTCCACCGCTATCCCGGTGTGCTGGCCTACATGGAGCGTACTCGTGAGCAGGCCACCCAGCAGGGCTACGTCGAGACCCTGTTCGGTCGCCGCCTGTACCTGCCGGATATCCATGCGAAGAACCCGGCGCTGCGCAAAGGCGCCGAGCGCACCGCGATCAACGCGCCGATGCAGGGCACCGCGGCGGACATCATGAAGCGCGCGATGATCGCCGTGGATGCCTGGCTGCCGCAGTCCGGGCTGGATGCCAAGGTGATCCTGCAGGTACACGACGAACTGGTGCTGGAGGTTCGCGAAGACCAGATCGAGGCGCTCAAGGCCGGCCTGCTGCCGCTGATGAGCGGTGCCGCCGAGCTGGATGTGCCGCTGCTGGTCGAGGCGGGAGTCGGCAACAACTGGGATGAGGCGCACTAAGTGTGCCGCCGGCTGCGGCATAGGGTCGCAGTCGGCCTGGTTTTAGAAGCGTTTACGCATTAGCAATCGGCTGTTTATCGCAATGCGGTTTAAAAAAATCTGAACTATCTGCCAGGAACGCCGGTCAGAGTTTACGAATGGCACGAAGCCCTTCGATGCTCCTATGTGTGTTTAGTGTTGGCAGATCTCTGAACCCCGCCCTAGCGGTTCAGAATTGAACCCCGGTCTTCTCCCTCCCCATACGAAGCCCGGGGTTTTTTTTGCTCACGATTTGCTGCGCGTCGGCCATGCGGCGTTGAAATTGAGCTCGGGCTGCTCATTTACAGCCCGTAAACTCCGCGCCCTCGCTCAATTTCGCCTTGCCTGACCTTAGCTCGCGAAATCGTGATCGCCACCTTCCTCGGCTTCTTCAAGCAGCCCCATCCAGCCGGCCAGCACGGCCTGCGCTTCCTCGACGCCCTGGCGCTTGGGCGCCGAGAACAGCTGGATGCTGACACCCTCACCCCAGCCCTTGCGAATGTCCTGGCGCACCTTGAGCAGGGCGTTCTTCGCCGCGCCAAAGGTCAGCTTGTCGGCCTTGGTCAGCAGGATATGCAAACGCATGCCGCTGGCCTGCGACCAGTCGAGCATCATGCGGTCGAACTCGGTCAGCGGATGGCGGATGTCCATCATCAGGATCAGCCCGGCCAGGCTCTCGCGGCTGCTCAGGTAGGCTTCCAGGTGGCGCTGCCAGTGCTGCTTGAGCGGGATCGGCACCTTGGCGTAGCCATAACCGGGCAGGTCGACCAGGCGGCGCTCTTCGTCCAGCGTGAAGAAGTTGAGCAGTTGGGTGCGCCCCGGGGTCTTCGACGTACGCGCCAGGCTGGCGTGGGTCAGGGTGTTCAGTGCGCTGGACTTGCCGGCGTTGGAGCGCCCGGCGAAGGCCACTTCAAAGCCCTCATCGGGCGGGCACTGGTCGACCTTGGCCGCACTGATCATGAAGGTAGCCTGTTGGCACAGACCAATGATGGGATTCTTGGGTTGCATGGGAGGTTCCGGTTGGGGCGGGCGCCGCGTGAGGCGCGGCATGGTGTCGCTTCCGTTTCAGCGACGCCAGTATATAATGCCGCAGATTTTGTGTGCGCTTTGTCCCGTCCGTTGTCTCGGGAACGACCAAACCAGCTGCGCGATAGAACGCAGTTCGTTCCCGCCCCTGATGAGGTTGGCCCATGAAAAGAGCATTGGTTGGTGCGGTTGTCCTGTGTGCCCTGTCCGGTACGTTGCAGGCAGCGCAGGATGCCGAAGCGGTGTATGCCAAGGCCTGTTCGGCCTGCCACAATGGACAATTGCCGATGGCGCCCAAGCGGGGCGACAAGGCAGCTTGGGAGCCGCGGCTGGCCAAGGGCACCGATGCCCTGGTACAGAGCGTGACCAACGGTTTGAATGCCATGCCACCCCGTGGCCTGTGCATGGATTGCAGTGCCGAGGACTACCAGGCCGTCATCAAGTTGATGAGCGAGTAGTCCCGTAAAAAACTCTTTATACCTCTAGCCGTTATTGGATTAGCTGATGAACAAAGTACTCGTGAGCCTGCTGTTGACCCTGGGTGTCTCCGCTGCCGCGCATGCCGCCGACGCCATCGTCGGCGATGCCAAGGCTGGCCAGGCCAAGACCGCCGTGTGCGGCGCCTGTCACGGTCCGGACGGCAACAGCGCCGCACCGAACTTCCCGAAACTGGCTGGCCAGGGCGAGCGCTACCTGCGCAAGCAGATCCATGACATCAAGGGCGGCAAGCGCCAGGTGCTGGAAATGACCGGCATCCTGAACAACCTCAGCGAGCAGGATATCGCCGACATCGCCGCCTACTTCGCCAGCCAGAAGATGGGTGTCGGCGCTGCCGACCCGAAACTGGTCGATGCCGGTGAAGCGCTGTTCCGCGGTGGCAAGGTCGAAGAAGGCATGCCGGCCTGCACCGGTTGCCACTCGCCGAATGGCGCCGGCAACGCCGCTGCCGGCTTCCCGCACTTGGGTGGCCAGCATGCGACCTACGTGGCCAAGCAGCTGACCAACTTCCGCGAAGGCGAGCGCACCAACGATGGCGACACCATGGTCATGCGTTCCATCGCTGCCAAGCTGAGCAACAAGGATATCGCTGCGGTTTCCAGCTATATCCAGGGCCTGCACTGATCGCTGCGCGGGTGTGAAAAAGGGTGGCTGCGGCCACCCTTTTTTGTGCCCGCAAAACGCCCAGGCGCTGTGCTCTACACGGCGTCGGCAGCGTCTATTCCGGCATGTGCGGGCATATCGCCCGGGATCGCGCTGGGTACCAAGATGCAGGCATTGCTGGACGACATTCTCGAACAGGTTCGCCCCCTGCTGGGGCAGGGTAAGCTGGCCGACTACATTCCGGCCCTGGCCGAGGTGCCGGCCGAGCGCCTGGGCATCGCCGTGTGCGGGGTGGATGGCAGCCTGTACACCGCCGGCGATGCCAGCGAGGCGTTCTCGATCCAGAGCATCTCCAAGGTGTTCAGCCTGGTGCAGGCCATCCAGTATTCCGGCGAGGATATCTGGCAGCGTCTCGGCCACGAGCCGTCCGGCCAGCCGTTCAACTCGCTGGTGCAGCTGGAGTTCGAGCGTGGTCGCCCGCGCAATCCCTTCATCAATGCCGGCGCCCTGGTGATCTGCGACATCAACCAGTCGCGCTTCGCCGCGCCGGCCTTGTCCATGCGCGATTTCGTCCGGCGCCTGGCGGGCAACGCCCAGCTGGTGGCGGATGCCAAGGTGGCCGAGTCGGAGTACCAGCACCGCGCGCGCAATGCCGCCGCTGCCTACCTGATGCAGTCCTTCGGCAACTTCCACAACGAGGTGGAGGCGGTGCTGCGCAGTTATTTCCATCACTGCGCCCTGGCCATGAGCTGCGTCGACCTGGCCCGCGCTTGCGGCTTTCTGGCCAATCAGGGACGTTGCCCGCAGAGCGGCGAGGCGATCCTCACGCCGCGGCAGACCCAACAGGTCAACGCCATCATGGCCACCAGCGGGCTGTACGACGAGGCCGGCAACTTCGCCTACCGGGTCGGCCTGCCGGGCAAGAGCGGGGTGGG
The window above is part of the Pseudomonas alcaligenes genome. Proteins encoded here:
- a CDS encoding Fur family transcriptional regulator, which produces MFKPLTSNTPLACLPHDHSHCVSSALAEAEALCAKQGTRLTALRKRVLELVWQSHKPLGAYDILGVLSEEDGRRAAPPTVYRALDFLLENGLVHRIASLNAFIGCIHPGELHQGQFLICKTCHTAIELEQAAIRDAIVQSASEVGFAVESQTVEIVGLCAGCREPQ
- a CDS encoding metal ABC transporter solute-binding protein, Zn/Mn family, giving the protein MSRLSALVLLCLFSLSARAEVQVLTSIKPLQLIAAAVQEGVGTPGVLLPPGASPHQFALRPSDVRRVQSADLLYWIGPDMETFLPRVLKGREAPAVAVQGLPGLTLRHFGEGEHEHEHDSGEADHDEHDHAHQPGSLDAHLWLLPANARVIAAQMAADLAAADPANAARYQANLQAFGQRLDALDAQLKTRLAPLAGKPFFVFHEAFDYFEAAYGLRHAGVFSVASEVQPGARHVAVMRERLQAAGPSCVFSEPPLRPRLAETLSAGLPVQLAELDALGAQAQSYEQLLDGLAAGMAACLQPL
- a CDS encoding homoserine kinase, with amino-acid sequence MSVFTPLERHELEAFLEPYGLGRLKDFQGISAGTENSNFFISLEGGEYVLTLVERGPRADMPFFIALLERLHQAGLPVPYAVPTQQGETLRELAEKPAILQPRLAGKHISQPNAHHCAEIGSWLARLHLATQGEILERRSDRGLDWMLEEGPVLALELHDEQLPLLRASLHEVAELKARLLALPRANLHADLFRDNALFDGNQLAGVIDFYNACSGPMLYDLAITVNDWCSQADDSLDGPRTRALLGAYAALRPFTRAEAELWPAMLRIACLRFWLSRLIAVRRFQGRDVLVKDPNEFQRRLAQRQQVSQLLPLAL
- a CDS encoding DUF2782 domain-containing protein, which codes for MRVLNRLLLASLLAVSPLYAIAADDAPDADPEVTIRQEGDKTIQEYRQNGFLYAIKVTPKNGKPYFLVRADGSDGNFIRSDDPDMLIPAWEIFKW
- the polA gene encoding DNA polymerase I, which gives rise to MSNAPLVLVDGSSYLYRAFHALPPLANSKGLQTGAVKGVLNMLKSLRKQYPDSPFAVVFDAKGGTFRDAIFAEYKANRPPMPDELRGQVEPLHASVRALGYPLLCVEGVEADDVIGTLARQTAALGRDVVISTGDKDMAQLVCPHVTLVNTMTGSVYDVDGVKGKFGVGPELIIDYLALMGDKVDNIPGVPGVGEKTALGLLVGVGGGLDVLYANLDKVAELPIRGAKTLPAKLAEHKEMAYLSYELATIKLDVALDVGVDDLYPGEPNRAALVELYSELEFKGWLDELQREKPKARPATVPAPSGGLFDQPEPVAAEVGEPDAEQPAASESRYETVLEQAQFDAWLKKLQAAELIAFDTETTSLDPQQAQVVGVSFAVTAGEAAYVPLAHSYMGVPAQLDRDAVLRALKPILEDPAKAKVGQHAKYDMNVLANASTPIMVQGVAFDTMLESYVLDSTATRHDMDSLAMKYLDHSTIRFEDIAGKGAKQLTFDQIALEQAGPYAAEDADITLRLHQCLWQKLEATPSLAKVLREIEMPLVPVLARIERQGALVDAKLLGEHSVELGERLVELERQAFAIAGEEFNLGSPKQLGAILYEKLGLPVISKTATGQASTAEAVLAELAEQDYELPKVLMQYRSLSKLKSTYTDRLPEQINPRTGRIHTSYHQAVAATGRLSSTDPNLQNIPIRTAEGRRIRQAFVAPQGYKLLAADYSQIELRIMAHLAKDESLLDAFRHGRDVHRATAAEVFGVALDEVTSDQRRSAKAINFGLIYGMSAFGLAKQIGCDRKQAQAYIDVYFHRYPGVLAYMERTREQATQQGYVETLFGRRLYLPDIHAKNPALRKGAERTAINAPMQGTAADIMKRAMIAVDAWLPQSGLDAKVILQVHDELVLEVREDQIEALKAGLLPLMSGAAELDVPLLVEAGVGNNWDEAH
- the yihA gene encoding ribosome biogenesis GTP-binding protein YihA/YsxC, encoding MQPKNPIIGLCQQATFMISAAKVDQCPPDEGFEVAFAGRSNAGKSSALNTLTHASLARTSKTPGRTQLLNFFTLDEERRLVDLPGYGYAKVPIPLKQHWQRHLEAYLSSRESLAGLILMMDIRHPLTEFDRMMLDWSQASGMRLHILLTKADKLTFGAAKNALLKVRQDIRKGWGEGVSIQLFSAPKRQGVEEAQAVLAGWMGLLEEAEEGGDHDFAS
- a CDS encoding cytochrome c5 family protein, whose protein sequence is MKRALVGAVVLCALSGTLQAAQDAEAVYAKACSACHNGQLPMAPKRGDKAAWEPRLAKGTDALVQSVTNGLNAMPPRGLCMDCSAEDYQAVIKLMSE
- a CDS encoding cytochrome c produces the protein MNKVLVSLLLTLGVSAAAHAADAIVGDAKAGQAKTAVCGACHGPDGNSAAPNFPKLAGQGERYLRKQIHDIKGGKRQVLEMTGILNNLSEQDIADIAAYFASQKMGVGAADPKLVDAGEALFRGGKVEEGMPACTGCHSPNGAGNAAAGFPHLGGQHATYVAKQLTNFREGERTNDGDTMVMRSIAAKLSNKDIAAVSSYIQGLH
- the glsB gene encoding glutaminase B, which codes for MQALLDDILEQVRPLLGQGKLADYIPALAEVPAERLGIAVCGVDGSLYTAGDASEAFSIQSISKVFSLVQAIQYSGEDIWQRLGHEPSGQPFNSLVQLEFERGRPRNPFINAGALVICDINQSRFAAPALSMRDFVRRLAGNAQLVADAKVAESEYQHRARNAAAAYLMQSFGNFHNEVEAVLRSYFHHCALAMSCVDLARACGFLANQGRCPQSGEAILTPRQTQQVNAIMATSGLYDEAGNFAYRVGLPGKSGVGGGIVAVVPGRFSVCVWSPELNAAGNSLAGLRALELLSERIGWSVFAPLG